Proteins encoded in a region of the Roseateles sp. SL47 genome:
- a CDS encoding DUF3489 domain-containing protein, with amino-acid sequence MTITQLTLSQHSVLAYAIHNTSGKIDWFPDNLKGGARKKVLDGLLNRALITTDGTDWFVAAEGYDAMGCARPALAPLEADPEIEAAVTAAEATWAKDATTEQAKPRTRENSKQAEVIRMLQRPEGATIGQICLATGWQAHTVRGTFAGAFKKKLGLTIVSDKPQGGERVYRIA; translated from the coding sequence ATGACCATCACCCAACTGACCCTGTCCCAGCATTCCGTCCTGGCCTACGCCATCCACAACACCAGCGGCAAGATCGATTGGTTTCCCGACAATCTCAAAGGCGGTGCGCGCAAGAAGGTGCTCGACGGCCTGTTAAACCGCGCACTGATCACAACGGACGGCACCGACTGGTTCGTTGCTGCCGAGGGTTACGACGCAATGGGGTGCGCTCGCCCCGCACTTGCGCCTCTGGAGGCCGACCCCGAGATCGAGGCAGCCGTGACGGCAGCCGAGGCCACGTGGGCCAAGGACGCCACTACCGAGCAGGCCAAGCCGCGCACCCGCGAGAACAGCAAGCAGGCCGAAGTGATCCGGATGCTGCAACGTCCGGAAGGCGCGACCATTGGCCAGATCTGCCTGGCCACAGGCTGGCAGGCGCATACGGTACGCGGCACCTTCGCCGGGGCCTTCAAGAAAAAGCTCGGCCTGACCATCGTTTCGGACAAGCCGCAGGGTGGCGAGCGGGTGTACCGAATTGCTTGA
- a CDS encoding DUF6900 domain-containing protein — protein sequence MSQIETILTLIAQKYLGIETLETRRSDSLDFHDTAVWCIKDALEAAFKAGVELGASMPKATESEIGND from the coding sequence ATGAGCCAGATCGAAACCATCCTCACCCTGATCGCGCAGAAGTACCTCGGCATCGAGACACTGGAAACGCGCAGATCAGACAGCCTCGATTTCCACGACACGGCGGTCTGGTGCATCAAGGACGCACTGGAAGCCGCCTTCAAGGCTGGTGTCGAACTTGGCGCATCGATGCCGAAGGCGACGGAGTCGGAAATTGGCAACGACTGA
- a CDS encoding site-specific DNA-methyltransferase translates to MNWLADKIEQWPTAKLLPYARNARTHSDDQVAQIAASIAEFGFTNPILAGSDGIIVAGHGRLAAAQKLGLEIVPVVVLDHLSPTQRRALVIADNRIAENAGWDDAMLRIELESLQLEGFDIDLTGFDADALAELLAGDEPNNDGQTDEDAVPEVGETPISRSGDVWIMGQHRLLCGDSTVAESYDRLLQGEQADMVFTDPPYNVNYANSAKDKMRGKDRAILNDNLGDGFYDFLLAALMPTVAHSRGGIYVAMSSSELDVLQAAFRAAGGKWSTFIIWAKNTFTLGRADYQRQYEPILYGWPEGTQRHWCGDRDQGDVWNIKKPQKNDLHPTMKPVELVERAIRNSSRPGNVVLDPFGGSGTTLIAAEKSGRVARLIELDPKYVDVIVRRWEDFTGQKAIREAADQEVCAS, encoded by the coding sequence ATGAACTGGCTAGCCGACAAAATCGAGCAGTGGCCAACTGCCAAACTGCTGCCCTATGCCCGCAATGCGCGGACACACTCGGATGATCAGGTGGCGCAGATCGCCGCATCGATTGCCGAGTTTGGATTTACCAACCCGATCCTCGCAGGCAGTGACGGCATCATTGTCGCTGGGCATGGACGCTTGGCCGCTGCGCAAAAGCTCGGGCTGGAGATCGTGCCCGTGGTCGTGCTCGATCACCTGAGTCCGACCCAGCGCCGGGCCCTGGTGATCGCGGACAACCGAATTGCCGAGAACGCAGGCTGGGATGACGCGATGCTGCGCATCGAACTGGAGTCCTTGCAACTCGAAGGCTTCGACATTGATCTGACCGGCTTCGATGCTGACGCGTTGGCCGAACTGCTGGCGGGCGACGAGCCCAACAACGACGGGCAGACCGACGAAGACGCGGTGCCGGAGGTTGGCGAAACACCGATCTCGCGTTCGGGCGATGTCTGGATCATGGGCCAGCACCGCTTGCTGTGCGGCGACTCGACGGTGGCCGAGAGCTACGACCGATTGCTGCAAGGCGAGCAGGCGGACATGGTGTTCACCGACCCGCCGTACAACGTGAACTACGCCAACAGCGCGAAGGACAAGATGCGCGGCAAGGATCGCGCGATCCTCAACGACAATTTGGGCGACGGCTTTTATGACTTCCTGCTGGCAGCGCTAATGCCGACCGTGGCCCATAGTCGTGGCGGAATCTACGTGGCGATGTCGTCCAGCGAACTGGACGTGCTGCAGGCAGCCTTCCGTGCCGCCGGTGGTAAGTGGTCGACATTCATCATCTGGGCCAAGAACACTTTTACGCTCGGTCGCGCCGACTACCAGCGCCAGTACGAGCCGATCCTCTACGGATGGCCCGAGGGAACACAGCGTCACTGGTGCGGTGACCGCGATCAGGGTGATGTGTGGAACATCAAGAAACCGCAGAAGAACGACCTGCACCCGACGATGAAGCCGGTGGAGTTGGTCGAGCGGGCGATCCGCAATTCGAGTCGCCCCGGTAACGTGGTGCTTGACCCGTTTGGTGGTTCCGGCACGACGCTGATCGCTGCAGAGAAATCCGGGCGCGTCGCGCGGCTGATCGAACTCGATCCGAAATATGTGGACGTAATCGTGCGCCGGTGGGAAGACTTCACCGGCCAGAAGGCTATCCGCGAGGCGGCAGACCAGGAGGTGTGCGCCAGTTGA